Proteins from one Aquipuribacter hungaricus genomic window:
- a CDS encoding MFS transporter, giving the protein MHTGTQASAAAPYLAFAAFGLFWGTWGAALPALRSAAALDDAALGTALLFVGLGALPAMLLTGRAVDRWGARAGGAALVALAVAGVVVAATGRDLATLCLAMALVGATSGAADVAANALAGLREQRSGGRVVTVAHGVFSSCVVVGSLGTGALRAAGADVVLVFCVAGTAMAVLGLAVLRLGDGPQAAAPGARTTGDGVPRDQLGALRPALPFVVVGLVGALGLAVENAHQSWGAVFLADEVGAGPGLTALAPATFAAAAAATRFAAGLLTGVP; this is encoded by the coding sequence ATGCATACCGGTACACAGGCGTCGGCCGCCGCGCCCTACCTGGCCTTCGCCGCCTTCGGCCTGTTCTGGGGGACCTGGGGTGCCGCGCTGCCGGCGCTGCGCTCGGCCGCCGCTCTCGACGACGCCGCGCTCGGGACGGCGCTGCTCTTCGTCGGCCTGGGGGCGCTGCCGGCGATGCTGCTCACCGGCCGGGCGGTCGACCGGTGGGGTGCCCGGGCGGGCGGCGCCGCGCTGGTCGCCCTCGCGGTCGCGGGCGTCGTGGTGGCCGCCACCGGTAGGGACCTGGCCACCCTGTGCCTGGCCATGGCCCTGGTCGGCGCCACGTCCGGCGCCGCGGACGTCGCGGCGAACGCCCTGGCGGGCCTGCGCGAGCAGCGCTCCGGCGGACGTGTCGTCACCGTCGCCCACGGGGTGTTCTCGTCCTGCGTCGTGGTCGGGAGCCTGGGGACCGGGGCGCTGCGGGCCGCGGGCGCCGACGTCGTCCTCGTCTTCTGCGTCGCGGGGACCGCCATGGCCGTGCTGGGGCTGGCGGTGCTGCGGCTGGGCGACGGACCGCAGGCGGCGGCGCCCGGCGCGCGCACGACCGGCGACGGCGTGCCCCGGGACCAGCTGGGCGCGCTGCGACCCGCGCTCCCCTTCGTGGTCGTCGGGCTCGTGGGGGCGCTGGGCCTGGCGGTGGAGAACGCGCACCAGAGCTGGGGTGCCGTGTTCCTGGCCGACGAGGTGGGGGCGGGCCCCGGCCTCACCGCCCTGGCGCCCGCCACGTTCGCGGCCGCCGCCGCGGCCACCCGGTTCGCCGCGGGCCTGCTCACCGGCGTGCCC